The nucleotide sequence CTTTTTATCAAAGCGACAGGTATTGCATATAAATTCTGTAACCTCGCCCCACTCATTTTTACGACCTGTTACCCGCAATACATCTTCTCCTTTGTACCATAACGTCACTTTTCCACTACATTTCTCATGCTCGCAATCCCGGTGAGCTGTTACGGGTTTGGTAAACCATACCCGTTGCTTAAAGCGGAATGTCTTATCTGTCAGTGCTCCAACCGGACATACATCAATCATGTTCCCTGAGAAATCATTATCAATAGCTTTGCTGATGTATGTACTGATTTCTGCATGATCCCCACGATTCAATACTCCATGTACACGTTTGTTGGTCAGTTGATCTGCTGTAAATACGCAACGATAGCATAAAATACAGCGGTTCATATGAAGTTGGATATAAGGTCCTATATCTTCCCGTTCAAATGTACGACGCTCTTCCTCATAGCGTTGAGTACCACGGCCATGCTCAAAGGCAAAGTCCTGAAGATGACACTCGCCTGCCTGATCACAGATCGGACAATCAAGAGGGTGATTGATCAGCAAAAACTCAACTACACCTTTACGGGTTTCCAGTACTTGCTCATTTACAGTGTTTTCTACAATCATACCGTCCTGAACTGTTGTAATGCAGGAAGGTACCAGTTTAGGCATAGGGCGAGGATCTTTTGCCGAACCTGCGGTTACTTTTACCAGACATGCCCGACACTTTCCTCCTGTTCCTTTCAACGATGTATAATAGCACATTGCAGGAGGAGCTACATGATGTCCAATCTGACGGGCAGCTTGTAAGATAGTAGTTCCTGGTGCTACCTCGACCTCAATGTTGTCGATGGTTACTTTGAATAACTGAGGGGCGGTATTTTCCATTGTTTAATTCCTCTTCAGAAATAGTTTCTTCTAAATCAAAAACTTAATAAAACAGACATACTAACAAAAGATAGTATGTCTGAATAGTATATTATAGGTACTTTCGTACTAACCTACTATGCAAAAACAGCTTCTTTACGGTATACTGCACCTTTACGGGTCGCTTCTGATGGATTTTTAATATGCCATTCGAATTCATCTCTGAAGTGACGAATAGCAGATCCTACTGGCCAAGCTGCTGCATCTCCCAAAGGACAAATTGTGTTTCCTTCAATCTTTTTCGCTACATCCACCAGCAAATCAATATCATGCATATGACCATGACCA is from Xanthocytophaga agilis and encodes:
- a CDS encoding 2Fe-2S iron-sulfur cluster-binding protein gives rise to the protein MENTAPQLFKVTIDNIEVEVAPGTTILQAARQIGHHVAPPAMCYYTSLKGTGGKCRACLVKVTAGSAKDPRPMPKLVPSCITTVQDGMIVENTVNEQVLETRKGVVEFLLINHPLDCPICDQAGECHLQDFAFEHGRGTQRYEEERRTFEREDIGPYIQLHMNRCILCYRCVFTADQLTNKRVHGVLNRGDHAEISTYISKAIDNDFSGNMIDVCPVGALTDKTFRFKQRVWFTKPVTAHRDCEHEKCSGKVTLWYKGEDVLRVTGRKNEWGEVTEFICNTCRFDKKKTSDWVIEGPAKVSHHSVISANHYEKKAIPEFGFKQAAQQYKQIDDLPVQLPEGEKKPVGIVVRPDSK